Proteins found in one Acanthopagrus latus isolate v.2019 chromosome 3, fAcaLat1.1, whole genome shotgun sequence genomic segment:
- the LOC119017424 gene encoding CCN family member 4-like isoform X1 has translation MSWLLVWILTAAGIQQAYSQNSTAMPPATAITSPAADLYNRTQYCKWPCECPAVTPKCPPGVSLLMDGCDCCKTCARQVGEVCNEADTCDYHKGLYCDYSLDKPRYEKGVCAYMVGTGCEYDGVIYRNGQSFKPSCKYQCVCVNGAIGCVALCTESQPPRVWCQTPRRVKVRGECCEKWICDEPKRGRKTALRHAVEAAPAETRSWHKNCITQTTSWSPCSKTCGRGLSLRISNANEQCELLKESRLCNLRPCEVDITKHIKPGKKCLNIYREDQPSNLTISGCTSTKPYRPKYCGMCTDERCCIPYKSKTIDVEFECPNGTGFTWKMMWVQACFCNLSCKNPNDIFSELESYYGYPEVMN, from the exons ATGAGTTGGCTCCTGGTGTGGATCCTAACAGCAGCCGGGATTCAACAG GCCTACTCCCAGAATTCCACTGCCATGCCGCCTGCCACAGCCATCACATCCCCAGCTGCGGACCTCTACAACCGGACCCAGTATTGCAAGTGGCCCTGCGAGTGTCCTGCGGTCACCCCAAAATGTCCACCGGGTGTTAGCCTCCTCATGGACGGCTGTGACTGCTGTAAGACCTGCGCCCGCCAGGTGGGCGAGGTGTGCAATGAGGCAGACACCTGCGACTACCACAAGGGACTGTACTGTGACTACAGCTTGGACAAGCCTAGGTACGAAAaaggagtgtgtgcat ATATGGTGGGAACAGGCTGTGAGTATGACGGTGTGATCTACCGCAACGGGCAGAGCTTCAAACCCAGCTGTAAataccagtgtgtgtgcgtgaacgGCGCCATTGGCTGTGTGGCTCTGTGCACGGAGTCCCAGCCTCCACGGGTGTGGTGCCAGACCCCACGTCGGGTCAAAGTCCGGGGAGAGTGCTGTGAGAAGTGGATCTGTGATGAACCCAAAAGAGGGCGCAAGACAGCACTGCGACATGCAGTAGAGG CCGCCCCAGCTGAGACTAGGAGCTGGCACAAGAACTGCATTACCCAGACTACCTCATGGAGCCCCTGCTCAAAGACCTGTGGCCGCGGCCTGTCCCTGAGGATCTCTAACGCCAACGAGCAGTGCGAGCTGCTCAAAGAGTCTCGCCTTTGCAATCTGCGGCCCTGTGAGGTCGACATCACCAAACATATCAAG cCGGGAAAGAAATGTCTGAACATCTACAGAGAAGACCAGCCCTCAAACCTCACCATCTCCGGCTGCACCAGCACGAAGCCGTACAGGCCCAAATACTGCGGCATGTGCACTGACGAGCGCTGCTGCATCCCCTACAAGTCCAAAACCATCGACGTGGAGTTTGAGTGTCCTAACGGGACGGGGTTCACCTGGAAGATGATGTGGGTGCAGGCCTGCTTCTGCAACCTCAGCTGCAAAAACCCCAACGACATCTTCTCAGAGCTGGAGAGTTACTATGGTTACCCAGAAGTCATGAACTAA
- the LOC119017424 gene encoding CCN family member 4-like isoform X2, translating to MPPATAITSPAADLYNRTQYCKWPCECPAVTPKCPPGVSLLMDGCDCCKTCARQVGEVCNEADTCDYHKGLYCDYSLDKPRYEKGVCAYMVGTGCEYDGVIYRNGQSFKPSCKYQCVCVNGAIGCVALCTESQPPRVWCQTPRRVKVRGECCEKWICDEPKRGRKTALRHAVEAAPAETRSWHKNCITQTTSWSPCSKTCGRGLSLRISNANEQCELLKESRLCNLRPCEVDITKHIKPGKKCLNIYREDQPSNLTISGCTSTKPYRPKYCGMCTDERCCIPYKSKTIDVEFECPNGTGFTWKMMWVQACFCNLSCKNPNDIFSELESYYGYPEVMN from the exons ATGCCGCCTGCCACAGCCATCACATCCCCAGCTGCGGACCTCTACAACCGGACCCAGTATTGCAAGTGGCCCTGCGAGTGTCCTGCGGTCACCCCAAAATGTCCACCGGGTGTTAGCCTCCTCATGGACGGCTGTGACTGCTGTAAGACCTGCGCCCGCCAGGTGGGCGAGGTGTGCAATGAGGCAGACACCTGCGACTACCACAAGGGACTGTACTGTGACTACAGCTTGGACAAGCCTAGGTACGAAAaaggagtgtgtgcat ATATGGTGGGAACAGGCTGTGAGTATGACGGTGTGATCTACCGCAACGGGCAGAGCTTCAAACCCAGCTGTAAataccagtgtgtgtgcgtgaacgGCGCCATTGGCTGTGTGGCTCTGTGCACGGAGTCCCAGCCTCCACGGGTGTGGTGCCAGACCCCACGTCGGGTCAAAGTCCGGGGAGAGTGCTGTGAGAAGTGGATCTGTGATGAACCCAAAAGAGGGCGCAAGACAGCACTGCGACATGCAGTAGAGG CCGCCCCAGCTGAGACTAGGAGCTGGCACAAGAACTGCATTACCCAGACTACCTCATGGAGCCCCTGCTCAAAGACCTGTGGCCGCGGCCTGTCCCTGAGGATCTCTAACGCCAACGAGCAGTGCGAGCTGCTCAAAGAGTCTCGCCTTTGCAATCTGCGGCCCTGTGAGGTCGACATCACCAAACATATCAAG cCGGGAAAGAAATGTCTGAACATCTACAGAGAAGACCAGCCCTCAAACCTCACCATCTCCGGCTGCACCAGCACGAAGCCGTACAGGCCCAAATACTGCGGCATGTGCACTGACGAGCGCTGCTGCATCCCCTACAAGTCCAAAACCATCGACGTGGAGTTTGAGTGTCCTAACGGGACGGGGTTCACCTGGAAGATGATGTGGGTGCAGGCCTGCTTCTGCAACCTCAGCTGCAAAAACCCCAACGACATCTTCTCAGAGCTGGAGAGTTACTATGGTTACCCAGAAGTCATGAACTAA